DNA from Archaeoglobaceae archaeon:
CGGAGCTTACGAAGCTCGTGAACCAGGAGATCGTGTGCCAATATTCGATTTAACACCTCTTCTAGATTTACTGGACTGGCTTACTGGTGTAGAGTTTTTGTTAAGGAGAAGCGATGCGACTTTAATTTCCGAAAAATTAAGGCAGATCCATAAAACGCTCTGGCGTAAGAAAGTAAGTGATGAATTACCGAGAAAGCTTGAGTCTTTTGGCAAGGTTTTGGGTGAATTTTCAAAGGCCTTGCACTTTTCAAGACCCCTTGATGTTATGAAATCCGCAACTCAGTTACTCGAGGCTATTGAAAAAGTTGGACAAGAAGTCGAGCGATGGGCAAAGCCTTTTGCAGCGATCTTAGACCAAGTAAAAGGAGAGGCAAAAAAGTTTGCGTATGATGAACCAGAGCTCTTAAATTGTGAGAACCTAAAGAAACAAATTGAACTGATTGAGCATTACTTGGAGAAAGGTCTAACAATTCAAGCAATAACTCTTGCGAGGGAATGGATTGTTAGTTTGGTTGCTTTACAGAAAAGTGCTGAGAATTGGTTGAAAAGGGATTTCAGAGAGGAGATTGAAAAAGTTCTTGGCGATGCAGCTGCAAGAATTCGTGGCGAGCAAAGATATTTGCCAGAATGGTTTAGACAACTTCAAAAAAGTGAAGAGATTGCAAAACTTTGGGATTGG
Protein-coding regions in this window:
- the csx2 gene encoding TIGR02221 family CRISPR-associated protein, translated to MKAISFLGTGKYNTVIYYWQNKEFKTNLFPEAVAKIFEPEKIFVLITPTVEIQSRGYIEELKKNLGSLVEFVSIPEGKKEDEVWRIFEECSKIVEDGDELLFDITHAFRSIPFIVFAVAIYLRRTKNATIRQIIYGAYEAREPGDRVPIFDLTPLLDLLDWLTGVEFLLRRSDATLISEKLRQIHKTLWRKKVSDELPRKLESFGKVLGEFSKALHFSRPLDVMKSATQLLEAIEKVGQEVERWAKPFAAILDQVKGEAKKFAYDEPELLNCENLKKQIELIEHYLEKGLTIQAITLAREWIVSLVALQKSAENWLKRDFREEIEKVLGDAAARIRGEQRYLPEWFRQLQKSEEIAKLWDWLTQLRNDVAHCGMREEALEAEKIEKIAKDIPKRLREILNYNSRR